Proteins encoded within one genomic window of Prauserella marina:
- a CDS encoding ABC transporter ATP-binding protein: MIEAKGLTKRYGKTLAVDDLSFTVTPGKVTGFLGPNGAGKSTTMRMVLGLDNPTGGQVSIGGKRYRELHHPLRTVGALLDAKWVHPNRSARAHLSWMAKSNKIPMRRVDESLDIVGLTSVANKRAGGFSLGMSQRLGIASALLGDPEVLLFDEPVNGLDPEGILWIRRFMQRLAEEGRTVFVSSHLLSEMALTATELVVIGRGKLISQGSTDDFVAKATDSTVKVRSPQLDKLRTALASASADVADADDGLIVSGLDSAKIGEIAMQQSVVLHELSPQRGSLEEAFMQITGDSVQYHADIEAEARKALESSSR, from the coding sequence ATGATCGAGGCAAAGGGCCTCACCAAGCGGTACGGCAAGACGCTGGCGGTCGACGACCTGTCATTCACCGTGACTCCAGGCAAGGTCACCGGCTTTCTCGGTCCCAACGGAGCGGGAAAATCCACCACGATGCGCATGGTGCTCGGACTCGACAACCCGACAGGGGGTCAGGTCAGCATCGGCGGCAAGCGCTACCGGGAGCTTCATCATCCACTTCGGACCGTCGGAGCACTGCTCGACGCGAAGTGGGTACACCCCAACCGCTCTGCGCGCGCACACCTGAGCTGGATGGCGAAATCCAACAAGATCCCCATGCGAAGGGTTGACGAGTCACTCGACATCGTCGGGCTCACCAGCGTCGCCAACAAGCGAGCGGGCGGCTTTTCCCTCGGCATGTCCCAGCGACTCGGCATCGCGAGCGCGCTGCTCGGCGACCCCGAGGTCCTGCTGTTCGACGAACCGGTCAACGGCCTCGACCCAGAAGGCATCCTGTGGATCCGCCGCTTCATGCAGCGGCTGGCCGAAGAAGGACGCACCGTCTTCGTGTCGAGTCACCTCCTGTCCGAGATGGCACTCACCGCGACCGAGCTGGTCGTCATCGGCCGAGGAAAGCTGATCTCGCAGGGCAGCACCGACGACTTCGTCGCCAAGGCGACGGACAGCACCGTCAAGGTGCGCAGCCCGCAGCTCGACAAGCTGCGCACGGCACTCGCCTCGGCGAGCGCGGACGTCGCGGATGCGGACGACGGGCTGATCGTGTCCGGATTGGACAGTGCGAAGATCGGCGAGATCGCCATGCAGCAGAGCGTCGTCCTGCACGAACTGAGCCCGCAGCGCGGCTCCCTCGAAGAGGCGTTCATGCAGATCACGGGCGACTCCGTGCAGTACCACGCCGACATCGAGGCCGAGGCGCGGAAAGCGCTTGAGTCCTCCTCTCGCTGA
- a CDS encoding TetR/AcrR family transcriptional regulator gives MARPRSITDDRLIEAAQRVVAKVGPGFTLAKVAEEAGVAVGSVATRFGSKHGLLEAMSRAGTERAVELVRGVSADAESPCAALRTALLAVYSGLGDPETAANHLGQLGADIADPLLRELVGEHYAALERELTELVRDAAGTGWCGPSPRHAARVLLATANGSAIDWSIRPGGEFAIRLAEDVDSILRSWYR, from the coding sequence GTGGCCAGGCCGAGGAGTATCACCGACGACCGTTTGATCGAGGCGGCCCAGCGGGTCGTGGCCAAAGTGGGACCCGGTTTCACGCTGGCCAAGGTTGCCGAGGAGGCCGGCGTCGCCGTCGGCAGTGTCGCCACGCGGTTCGGTTCGAAACATGGCCTGCTCGAAGCCATGAGCAGGGCGGGAACCGAACGAGCCGTCGAACTGGTGCGCGGGGTCAGCGCCGATGCGGAAAGCCCTTGTGCCGCCTTGCGTACCGCGCTGCTGGCCGTCTACTCGGGACTCGGTGACCCGGAGACCGCGGCCAACCACCTCGGCCAACTGGGAGCCGACATCGCCGATCCGCTGTTGCGCGAGCTGGTCGGTGAGCATTACGCGGCGCTGGAGCGAGAACTGACCGAACTCGTTCGCGACGCGGCGGGAACCGGATGGTGTGGTCCGTCACCGCGACACGCGGCGAGGGTGCTGCTCGCGACGGCCAATGGGTCCGCCATCGACTGGTCCATCCGGCCGGGTGGGGAGTTCGCCATCCGTCTCGCGGAGGATGTCGATTCGATACTGAGGAGCTGGTACCGATGA